In a genomic window of Styela clava chromosome 11, kaStyClav1.hap1.2, whole genome shotgun sequence:
- the LOC120347261 gene encoding uncharacterized protein LOC120347261 produces MASAYREGANCSEEGFQRFLDSIQARSVMYGSNEFSRDKLDDLTIGKALHEFERYWKVIPGGNERLDWVLKVQVNPFWKEDYEERMHYMLNNAPKLYYPY; encoded by the exons ATGGCTTCAGCATACAGGGAAGGGGCAAACTGCAGCGAGGAAGGATTCCAGAG ATTTCTGGACAGCATACAAGCACGTTCGGTTATGTATGGCAGCAATGAATTTTCTAGAGACAAATTAGACGATTTAACAATTGGTAAAGCATTACACGAATTTGAAAGATACTGGAAAGTCATCCCAGGAGGGAATGAAAG ACTAGACTGGGTGTTAAAGGTACAAGTCAATCCCTTCTGGAAAGAAGACTACGAAGAGCGGATGCATTACATGCTGAATAATGCGCCCAAATTATACTACCCTTACTAA
- the LOC120347220 gene encoding uncharacterized protein LOC120347220 isoform X2, whose translation MKVIVAGFPKTGTKTLSAALRILNYNVYDFLENITIFNEEWYKIIKYGWTTEIFQKMYQNIDAVTDFPAYFYWEEIHKAFPNSKIIIMIRDEEPWCRSMERELRTNESSFWIFFLHLFSPTARKTVKKIFAFRGPLTLGHNEVFTWKPFRRSNINRELLKLNYRSHNAYVIQINIRDKLEIG comes from the exons atGAAGGTGATAGTAGCAGGTTTCCCCAAAACAGGTACGAAGACTTTATCTGCAGCATTGAGAATATTGAATTATAACGTTTATGACTTTTTGGAAAACATAACCATTTTTAATGAAGAATGGTATAAAATAATCAAGTATGGTTGGACAACAGAgatttttcagaaaatgtatCAAAACATCGATGCAGTTACTGACTTTCCCGCATACTTTTACTGGGAAGAAATTCACAAAGCATTTCCTAACTCAAAG ATAATTATCATGATAAGAGATGAAGAACCGTGGTGCAGGAGCATGGAAAGGGAATTACGAACGAACGAGTCTTCATTCTGGATATTTTTCTTGCATCTTTTCTCACCAACTGCaagaaaaacagtgaaaaaaatatttgctttcAGAG GACCTCTAACTTTGGGACATAACGAAGTCTTTACATGGAAGCCGTTTAGACGGTCAAATATTAACAGAGAACTTTTAAAACTGAATTATAGATCTCACAACGCATATGTGATTCAG ATCAATATCAGGGATAAACTCGAAATAGGATGA
- the LOC120347220 gene encoding uncharacterized protein LOC120347220 isoform X1, producing MKVIVAGFPKTGTKTLSAALRILNYNVYDFLENITIFNEEWYKIIKYGWTTEIFQKMYQNIDAVTDFPAYFYWEEIHKAFPNSKIIIMIRDEEPWCRSMERELRTNESSFWIFFLHLFSPTARKTVKKIFAFRGPLTLGHNEVFTWKPFRRSNINRELLKLNYRSHNAYVIQNAPSEKLLILKCAEGWEPLCEFLGVPIPDKPFPHVNKSSEMLQETLKVNPVVLKMKREAILSFTIVTTTVSIMGYFLISRGPMNIIQWTIEAFRNTIANLPKLFSK from the exons atGAAGGTGATAGTAGCAGGTTTCCCCAAAACAGGTACGAAGACTTTATCTGCAGCATTGAGAATATTGAATTATAACGTTTATGACTTTTTGGAAAACATAACCATTTTTAATGAAGAATGGTATAAAATAATCAAGTATGGTTGGACAACAGAgatttttcagaaaatgtatCAAAACATCGATGCAGTTACTGACTTTCCCGCATACTTTTACTGGGAAGAAATTCACAAAGCATTTCCTAACTCAAAG ATAATTATCATGATAAGAGATGAAGAACCGTGGTGCAGGAGCATGGAAAGGGAATTACGAACGAACGAGTCTTCATTCTGGATATTTTTCTTGCATCTTTTCTCACCAACTGCaagaaaaacagtgaaaaaaatatttgctttcAGAG GACCTCTAACTTTGGGACATAACGAAGTCTTTACATGGAAGCCGTTTAGACGGTCAAATATTAACAGAGAACTTTTAAAACTGAATTATAGATCTCACAACGCATATGTGATTCAG AATGCGCCATCCGAAAAACTTCTCATTCTCAAGTGTGCGGAAGGATGGGAACCCTTGTGTGAGTTCTTGGGAGTTCCTATTCCTGACAAGCCATTCCCACACGTGAATAAATCGTCTGAAATGCTGCAAGAAACACTTAAAGTCAATCCCgttgttttaaaaatgaaaagagAAGCGATTCTGTCATTTACTATCGTAACAACGACCGTAAGCATTATGGGATATTTTCTAATAAGTCGTGGTCCTATGAATATCATACAGTGGACTATTGAGGCATTTAGAAATACTATTGCGAACCTCCCTAAACTCTTTAGTAAGTAA
- the LOC120347257 gene encoding transmembrane protein 170B-like: protein MDSTNDDNEGNLLAPLQTVLSLWWNGHLKEFREIWWWVFLWALFSSIFAHAFAFLISFCTLHKHKQGRWYCLSIVIMGFFTPLTEGVISSALIAGVYVSLGWTMVPKFALVWGAGQTAAVIALSWTRLLSTL, encoded by the exons ATGGATTCAACTAATGATGATAATGAGGGAAATTTACTTGCTCCTTTACAAACTGTATTGAGTTTGTGGTGGAATGGGCATTTGAAGGAATTTAGAG AGATTTGGTGGTGGGTGTTTCTATGGGCActtttttcatcaatatttgcCCATGCGTTTGCTTTTCTGATCAGTTTTTGCACACTTCATAAACATAAACAAGGACGATGGTATTGTCTGTCAATAGTTATCATGGGATTCTTTACACCACTTACCGAAGGGGTTATATCAA GTGCTCTCATAGCCGGTGTGTATGTCTCACTTGGGTGGACAATGGTGCCCAAATTTGCATTGGTTTGGGGTGCCGGACAAACTGCTGCTGTGATTGCACTTTCCTGGACAAGACTGTTGTCAACTCTCTAA